Proteins found in one Kangiella sediminilitoris genomic segment:
- a CDS encoding aspartate carbamoyltransferase produces MVFQGQHILSIDQLDRDAVERIIQVADDMTPYATRVKCCNVLDGAILANLFFEPSTRTRISFGTAFNLLGGHVRETVGMTTSSLSKGESLYDTARVTANYADVIAVRHPEIGSVADFARGSNVPVINGGDGANEHPTQALLDLYTIHNELEALGKDKGTIKIAMIGDLKNGRTVHSLTRLLCLFPNIQFTFISPQALAMPDKVLEACDNAGLNYSISEDFHYGLKNQDVIYLTRVQEERFTTQEEANLYRGKYCLNQSLYQQYCAKDTIIMHPLPRDSRPEANELSEDMNDNPNLAIFRQTHYGVKVRMALFALVLGVEDKLSQFEKPMNWYSPRHS; encoded by the coding sequence ATGGTATTTCAAGGGCAACACATACTTTCCATTGATCAACTGGACCGCGATGCGGTTGAGCGTATTATCCAGGTTGCCGATGATATGACGCCCTACGCCACTCGTGTTAAGTGCTGCAACGTGCTTGACGGAGCCATATTGGCCAATCTTTTCTTTGAACCCAGCACGCGAACCCGAATCAGCTTTGGTACGGCTTTCAACCTCCTTGGAGGCCATGTTCGCGAAACAGTAGGAATGACGACTTCCTCTTTGTCAAAAGGCGAATCCCTATATGATACAGCCCGCGTCACTGCGAACTATGCCGACGTTATTGCGGTTAGACACCCGGAAATTGGTTCGGTAGCTGATTTTGCACGAGGCAGCAATGTTCCTGTCATCAATGGCGGTGACGGTGCCAATGAGCACCCGACCCAGGCACTGCTTGACCTATACACTATTCATAATGAACTGGAAGCACTGGGTAAGGACAAGGGCACTATCAAAATTGCCATGATTGGCGACCTGAAGAACGGTAGAACGGTACATTCGCTAACCAGACTGCTTTGCCTTTTCCCGAATATTCAGTTCACCTTTATCTCACCACAAGCCTTGGCTATGCCAGATAAGGTGCTGGAGGCGTGTGATAATGCTGGTCTTAACTACAGTATTTCAGAGGACTTCCATTACGGTTTGAAAAACCAGGATGTCATCTACTTAACGCGGGTCCAGGAAGAGCGCTTTACCACACAGGAAGAAGCTAATTTGTACCGAGGTAAATACTGCCTGAACCAAAGCTTATATCAACAGTATTGCGCGAAGGATACCATTATCATGCATCCGCTACCGCGTGACTCTCGCCCGGAAGCAAACGAGCTGAGTGAAGACATGAACGACAATCCAAACTTAGCAATTTTCCGCCAGACGCATTACGGAGTAAAAGTCCGTATGGCACTTTTTGCTCTAGTACTTGGAGTTGAAGATAAGCTATCTCAATTTGAAAAGCCGATGAACTGGTACTCACCACGTCATTCTTAA
- a CDS encoding YbjQ family protein, with protein MSHDIELYTLEEVPGYKVEKVLGLVRGNTVRARHVGRDILAGLRNIVGGEVSEYTKLMAESREQAIDRMLDEARTLGANAVIGARFSTSMVASSAAELLVFGTAVILVKE; from the coding sequence ATGAGCCATGATATTGAGCTTTACACTTTAGAAGAAGTCCCGGGGTATAAAGTAGAAAAAGTTTTAGGGCTGGTACGAGGAAATACAGTCAGGGCTCGCCACGTCGGCCGAGACATATTGGCCGGATTACGAAATATCGTCGGTGGTGAGGTCAGCGAGTACACCAAATTGATGGCAGAAAGCCGTGAGCAGGCAATTGACCGTATGCTAGATGAAGCCAGAACGTTAGGTGCCAATGCTGTCATCGGTGCGCGTTTCTCTACCTCCATGGTTGCCAGCTCTGCTGCAGAGCTCTTAGTCTTTGGAACGGCTGTGATATTAGTCAAAGAATAA
- the erpA gene encoding iron-sulfur cluster insertion protein ErpA codes for MSITVTEAASKKVQQLIQEEENQDLKLRVFVTGGGCSGFQYGFTFDEEQKENDMAIEQDGVKILIDSLSFQYLMGSEVDYTEGLQGSRFIINNPQAKTTCGCGSSFSI; via the coding sequence ATGTCAATTACCGTAACGGAAGCTGCAAGCAAAAAAGTCCAACAGTTGATTCAGGAAGAAGAAAACCAGGACTTGAAATTGCGTGTGTTTGTCACAGGTGGTGGCTGCTCAGGCTTTCAGTATGGCTTCACATTTGATGAAGAGCAGAAAGAAAATGATATGGCAATTGAGCAGGATGGCGTTAAAATCCTGATCGACTCGCTAAGCTTTCAGTATCTAATGGGCTCTGAGGTGGATTATACCGAAGGGTTGCAGGGATCCCGTTTTATCATTAATAATCCACAGGCAAAGACTACCTGTGGTTGTGGTTCTTCATTCTCAATATAA
- a CDS encoding DUF6776 family protein: MAKDPNQPDYIIRKRRSGTWYWAWALVILFLLVAAMIFGYWLNKRQHGMSVTVQERFDELQERLTEAEAGQTHWQQQYQIEHEITQQLKTELDKLHRQKRGLEKEREALQRIFDPDAVDSGLQIASMYWEEAQSNVFQYRLMLIQAKRQSDSLKGNIKISIVGEEAGERKSYDFDALNGTDSQNGKFDFTYVSSHTGSFEVPDGFKPSFIRVVVATAGRNAQSVLQDFTWKPINSSNEVDVTNAKEQT, translated from the coding sequence ATGGCTAAAGATCCGAATCAACCAGATTATATAATTCGAAAAAGGCGAAGTGGCACCTGGTATTGGGCCTGGGCACTCGTCATATTATTTTTATTAGTTGCTGCAATGATCTTTGGCTACTGGTTGAACAAGCGCCAGCATGGCATGTCAGTGACTGTCCAGGAACGCTTTGACGAATTGCAAGAACGTTTGACAGAGGCTGAGGCCGGTCAAACCCACTGGCAACAACAGTACCAGATAGAGCACGAAATTACTCAGCAACTTAAAACTGAGCTAGACAAGCTGCATCGGCAAAAACGAGGTTTAGAAAAAGAGCGCGAAGCGTTGCAAAGAATTTTTGATCCCGATGCGGTAGACTCGGGTCTGCAAATCGCCAGTATGTACTGGGAAGAAGCACAATCTAATGTATTTCAATACCGCTTGATGCTAATTCAGGCCAAGCGACAAAGTGATAGCCTTAAAGGAAATATCAAAATCTCTATAGTTGGCGAGGAAGCTGGGGAGAGAAAAAGCTATGACTTTGATGCCCTGAATGGGACTGACAGTCAGAACGGTAAATTTGATTTTACTTATGTGTCGAGCCATACCGGAAGCTTTGAAGTGCCGGATGGTTTCAAACCAAGTTTTATCAGAGTCGTCGTGGCCACAGCGGGGCGAAATGCGCAGTCGGTTCTTCAGGACTTTACCTGGAAACCTATTAATTCAAGCAATGAGGTTGATGTAACGAATGCGAAAGAACAAACGTAA
- the hemL gene encoding glutamate-1-semialdehyde 2,1-aminomutase, translated as MTISEQLYTRAQEHIPGGVNSPVRAFTGVGGTPVFIKSADGAYFTSADNKQYLDYVGSWGPMILGHNNPAVLEAVIDAAKRGLSYGAPTEIEAEMAEKICELIPSIDMVRMVNSGTEATMSAIRLARGYTGKDKLIKFEGCYHGHADCLLVKAGSGALTLGEPTSPGVPADFAKHTLTAEFNNLDSVEELLKANKDDVACIIVEPIAGNMNCIPPAEGFLEGLRSLCDQYGAVLIFDEVMTGFRMGVDGAQGYYKVQPDLTTLGKVIGGGMPVGAFGGKKEIMDHLAPVGPVYQAGTLSGNPVAMAAGLTALNELSKPGFYEPLFAYTEALVIGMREIADQKGIPFTTNHVGSMFGFFFNDAETVTNFKQVTNGDMDRFKKFYHAMLDQGVYLSPSAFEAGFVSAAHGDKELKLTLEAFEQALTK; from the coding sequence ATGACTATTTCTGAACAACTTTATACTCGAGCTCAGGAACATATTCCTGGCGGTGTGAACTCTCCTGTCAGAGCCTTTACTGGAGTGGGTGGCACCCCTGTTTTCATAAAGTCAGCTGACGGTGCTTACTTTACTTCAGCCGATAACAAGCAATATTTGGATTATGTCGGATCCTGGGGACCCATGATACTGGGTCATAATAACCCTGCTGTATTAGAAGCAGTCATTGATGCAGCCAAACGCGGCCTTAGTTATGGTGCACCAACAGAGATTGAAGCCGAGATGGCGGAGAAGATCTGTGAGCTCATTCCATCCATCGATATGGTTCGCATGGTTAACTCAGGTACCGAAGCGACAATGAGTGCGATCCGGTTAGCAAGGGGGTACACGGGTAAAGATAAGCTGATTAAATTTGAAGGGTGCTATCACGGCCATGCTGACTGCCTACTGGTAAAAGCAGGCTCCGGTGCCTTAACCCTTGGCGAACCGACCTCCCCGGGTGTGCCTGCCGACTTTGCGAAACATACACTGACAGCTGAGTTTAATAATTTAGACAGTGTCGAGGAGCTTTTAAAAGCTAATAAAGACGATGTCGCCTGTATTATTGTAGAACCTATCGCGGGCAACATGAACTGCATACCTCCAGCAGAAGGATTCCTCGAAGGACTTCGCTCTTTATGTGATCAGTATGGTGCCGTATTAATTTTTGATGAGGTCATGACTGGTTTTCGCATGGGAGTAGATGGTGCTCAGGGCTACTACAAGGTCCAGCCGGATCTAACGACGCTGGGTAAAGTTATTGGCGGCGGCATGCCGGTCGGTGCTTTTGGTGGTAAAAAAGAGATCATGGACCACCTGGCTCCAGTTGGCCCGGTCTATCAGGCAGGAACCTTATCCGGTAATCCAGTTGCCATGGCTGCAGGTCTAACCGCATTGAATGAACTGTCTAAGCCAGGCTTTTACGAGCCGTTGTTCGCTTACACAGAAGCACTGGTTATAGGTATGCGAGAGATTGCTGATCAGAAAGGCATACCATTTACCACCAACCATGTAGGATCCATGTTCGGTTTCTTCTTTAACGATGCTGAGACTGTAACTAACTTTAAGCAGGTAACTAACGGTGATATGGACCGATTCAAAAAGTTCTATCACGCTATGCTGGATCAAGGAGTCTATTTATCACCCTCAGCCTTTGAAGCTGGCTTTGTATCAGCAGCTCACGGTGATAAAGAGCTTAAGCTAACGCTGGAAGCGTTTGAGCAAGCTTTAACGAAGTAA
- a CDS encoding GGDEF domain-containing protein: MKLLNDINQIRGWERVLERSINKILIVLAVCAIPAALASVSRVTISGFQPSMVLHIAVSASLVFFALRRRHFSIKLKLNYLLLLSLLISTFGVYNWGLMGNGFIWSVLGIIFITLYYGSKFGAISAVLFCLYCTIIGVLYITGKLQLAVEPGSYVTSIAGWATAIIGALLPLSLTVLVVGTLYNSARSMLQKLEKQQIEITILAEQDSLTGLYNTRVFQQLIEQAMERSKRHDSWVYLINIDLNSFKQVNDNYGHHAGDQILKHVANQLLSITRGGDTLCRVGGDEFLILLEHPKRYSSLEIIHLIKRLKQAVSFPYEYDGTTLKVSCSAGYAEYNALHTPYLVTKDDILKEADRKMFEDKKSARTQQAS; the protein is encoded by the coding sequence ATGAAACTGCTAAATGACATCAATCAAATAAGAGGATGGGAGCGTGTATTAGAACGATCCATCAATAAGATTTTAATTGTTTTAGCAGTATGCGCCATTCCCGCAGCCCTGGCTTCAGTTAGCCGGGTCACCATTTCGGGATTCCAACCAAGCATGGTGTTACATATCGCAGTCAGCGCCAGCTTAGTATTTTTCGCTCTTCGGCGTAGGCATTTCTCCATCAAACTAAAACTCAACTATCTATTACTGCTATCACTATTGATTTCCACATTTGGCGTATACAACTGGGGGTTGATGGGCAATGGTTTTATATGGTCAGTATTGGGAATTATTTTTATTACTCTGTACTATGGCAGTAAATTTGGGGCCATATCCGCAGTCCTGTTTTGTCTCTACTGCACTATCATTGGAGTCCTATATATTACTGGTAAACTGCAGCTTGCCGTAGAGCCTGGGAGCTATGTAACATCCATAGCTGGATGGGCAACCGCAATTATAGGAGCTTTACTTCCTTTATCACTGACCGTACTCGTAGTGGGTACACTCTATAACAGCGCTAGAAGTATGCTTCAAAAATTAGAAAAGCAGCAAATTGAGATAACCATTCTTGCGGAACAGGACAGCCTCACCGGCTTATATAACACCCGTGTTTTTCAACAGCTGATTGAGCAGGCAATGGAGCGCTCAAAACGCCATGACTCCTGGGTATACTTGATTAATATTGACTTGAATTCATTCAAGCAGGTAAACGATAACTATGGACACCATGCAGGAGATCAGATTCTCAAGCATGTCGCAAACCAGTTACTCAGCATCACTCGAGGGGGAGATACTTTATGTCGCGTTGGTGGCGATGAGTTTTTGATTTTACTGGAACATCCTAAACGATACTCCTCTCTGGAAATCATCCACTTAATTAAACGTTTAAAGCAAGCAGTCTCTTTCCCGTATGAATATGACGGAACCACTTTGAAAGTAAGCTGCAGTGCAGGATATGCAGAATATAATGCATTACACACACCTTATCTCGTAACCAAAGATGATATTTTAAAGGAAGCGGATCGGAAAATGTTTGAGGATAAAAAGAGTGCGCGCACTCAGCAGGCAAGCTAA
- a CDS encoding rubredoxin, with the protein MEYRKYRCLVCDFIYDEEQGWEEDGIAPGTRWEDVPDDWYCPDCGVGKEDFELMTDELKKSL; encoded by the coding sequence GTGGAATATAGAAAGTATCGTTGTTTAGTCTGTGATTTTATTTATGATGAAGAGCAGGGATGGGAAGAAGACGGTATTGCACCCGGTACGCGCTGGGAAGATGTTCCAGATGACTGGTATTGTCCGGACTGTGGTGTGGGCAAGGAAGACTTTGAGTTAATGACTGATGAGTTAAAAAAGAGTCTTTAA
- a CDS encoding RNA polymerase sigma factor produces MSQVSLQLDAPFLEELGRKSLVFALQLLGNQSEAEDVVQASIEKVLSHPKAPKGGVDLQKWLYRVVRNASIDRIRQQSRETSLDETGALLEPSDSISPEVQLEREQIRQRLRSALQTLPVHHRELVVLRDYHGHSYDDIAEILSVPKGTVMSRLHRARLALREALSDKSKDTSFETR; encoded by the coding sequence TTGTCCCAGGTCAGCTTACAACTTGATGCGCCTTTTCTTGAAGAGCTAGGCCGTAAAAGTCTGGTTTTTGCGTTGCAGCTACTGGGTAATCAGTCTGAGGCTGAGGATGTGGTACAGGCCAGTATCGAAAAGGTTCTATCTCATCCCAAGGCACCGAAAGGTGGTGTTGACCTTCAGAAGTGGCTCTACCGGGTGGTCAGGAATGCTTCCATTGATCGAATCCGACAGCAGTCGCGAGAAACTTCTTTAGATGAAACGGGTGCACTTTTGGAGCCATCAGACTCCATATCGCCAGAAGTTCAGCTTGAGCGAGAGCAGATCAGGCAACGCTTGAGAAGCGCATTACAAACGCTCCCTGTACATCACCGAGAACTGGTGGTGTTGCGAGATTATCATGGCCATAGCTATGATGATATCGCGGAAATATTATCGGTACCCAAAGGTACCGTCATGTCACGACTTCACCGGGCGAGATTGGCGTTACGGGAAGCTCTAAGTGATAAATCCAAAGATACATCATTTGAGACGAGGTAA
- a CDS encoding CBS domain-containing protein — MDIPANRQELVAIDLQATLEEAYDKMEQRKISAAYVYRITHNKEERIYGIITRDMITDQYIFSKTQVG, encoded by the coding sequence ATGGACATTCCAGCTAATCGCCAGGAGCTGGTAGCCATCGACTTACAGGCAACGCTGGAAGAAGCCTACGATAAGATGGAACAACGTAAAATTTCAGCGGCTTATGTCTATCGCATCACACATAATAAAGAAGAGCGTATTTACGGTATTATTACCCGAGATATGATTACAGATCAGTATATTTTCTCAAAAACACAGGTTGGTTAA
- the msrA gene encoding peptide-methionine (S)-S-oxide reductase MsrA: protein MVKLIYKTIALGSLALGLVYLAFLSQNPQQRAVDSAQLGKVLDSSDKKSQVTQHIDSIVLGAGCFWGAEKRYAAIPGVMDAVSGYADGRGIEPKYREIIKPQYRMDPNNYAEVVKVTFNKNQVSLEAILQNYFEGHDPTQVNRQGNDIGTQYRSTILTNSPEQQDIAQRVKAEYQVLMKDAGYGEIATIIKPLDQFHPAEEYHQDYLVKNPNGYCPDHSTGVVFNEKDKAPQVDNSALQQGKQIVVIEPQSFCPYCEKFKENVTNDYKGTIPVTWRFGSQLDGLKIETETWATPTILFLQDGEEVFGHQGYLTPQEFYAVLGKFKLGDSEAYDVAFQQGTDSRFCKEYDIFKDTPPGVFIDKLSGQPLFDTKDRFNSGTGWLSFTKPVDGSVTYHEDNAFGLKRTEIRSKSSGIHLGHVFDDGPNGQPRYCINATVLEFVPRDKS from the coding sequence ATGGTGAAATTGATATACAAGACAATTGCTTTGGGTTCACTGGCCCTGGGGTTAGTGTACTTAGCCTTTCTTTCTCAGAATCCCCAACAGAGAGCCGTTGACAGTGCTCAGCTCGGCAAAGTCCTTGATAGCAGCGATAAAAAATCGCAGGTGACTCAGCACATTGATTCGATTGTTCTTGGTGCTGGATGCTTCTGGGGTGCGGAAAAGCGTTATGCAGCGATTCCCGGCGTGATGGATGCAGTATCAGGTTATGCCGATGGACGTGGTATAGAGCCAAAATACCGTGAAATTATTAAGCCACAATACCGCATGGATCCAAATAACTATGCGGAAGTAGTTAAAGTTACCTTTAATAAGAACCAGGTCAGTCTGGAAGCTATTCTGCAAAACTATTTTGAAGGACATGACCCTACTCAGGTTAATCGTCAGGGCAATGACATCGGTACGCAGTACCGCTCAACAATTCTTACCAATTCACCTGAACAACAGGATATTGCGCAACGTGTTAAAGCGGAATATCAGGTCTTAATGAAAGATGCTGGATATGGGGAGATTGCGACTATCATAAAGCCGTTAGATCAATTCCATCCAGCCGAAGAGTACCACCAGGATTATTTGGTAAAAAATCCCAATGGCTATTGTCCCGATCATTCCACCGGCGTTGTCTTTAATGAAAAGGATAAGGCTCCTCAGGTGGATAATAGCGCGTTACAGCAAGGCAAGCAGATTGTCGTTATTGAGCCGCAGTCCTTCTGCCCTTATTGCGAAAAGTTTAAGGAAAACGTGACCAATGATTATAAAGGAACTATTCCTGTAACCTGGCGTTTTGGAAGCCAGCTTGATGGCTTAAAAATAGAAACAGAAACCTGGGCCACGCCAACCATTTTGTTTTTACAGGATGGTGAAGAGGTATTTGGTCATCAGGGTTATTTAACGCCACAAGAGTTTTATGCGGTATTAGGTAAGTTTAAGTTAGGCGATAGCGAGGCATACGATGTCGCGTTTCAGCAGGGCACCGACAGTCGCTTCTGTAAAGAATACGATATCTTTAAGGATACGCCACCCGGTGTGTTTATCGATAAACTCAGTGGACAACCGCTTTTCGATACTAAAGACAGGTTTAATTCAGGAACCGGTTGGTTATCGTTTACTAAACCTGTCGATGGCTCTGTCACCTACCACGAAGACAATGCCTTTGGCCTGAAGCGGACTGAAATCCGATCCAAGTCTTCTGGAATTCATTTGGGACATGTTTTTGATGATGGTCCTAACGGGCAGCCGAGATATTGCATTAACGCAACAGTGCTGGAGTTCGTGCCTCGCGATAAATCCTGA
- the yghU gene encoding glutathione-dependent disulfide-bond oxidoreductase, with translation MSNNNQYTPPKVWEWNPGNGGEWASINRPTAGARHEHKLPVGKHPLQLYSLATPNGQKVTIMLEELLASGHKDAEYDAHLIDISEGDQFGSDFVDINPNSKIPALMDHAPASGQSTQRVFESGAILLYLAEKFDDLLPKDSAKRTEALSWLFWQMGSGPYVGGGFGHFYKYAPEPIEYAIDRFTMETKRQLDVLDKHLADNDFMAGDEYSIADIAIWPWYGNLVLGNVYDAVEFLQAESYKNLLRWARQIGDREAVKRGRLVNRTWGDEDEQLRERHDSSDIDKVIK, from the coding sequence ATGAGCAACAATAATCAATATACACCTCCAAAAGTGTGGGAATGGAACCCTGGTAATGGTGGCGAGTGGGCCAGTATTAATCGTCCGACAGCTGGAGCCAGGCATGAGCACAAGCTCCCTGTGGGTAAGCATCCATTACAACTATATTCACTTGCGACGCCAAACGGTCAGAAAGTAACGATCATGCTGGAAGAACTCTTGGCTTCCGGTCATAAGGATGCCGAGTATGACGCACATCTGATAGATATTAGCGAAGGTGATCAGTTCGGCAGTGACTTTGTCGACATTAACCCCAACTCCAAGATTCCAGCATTAATGGATCATGCTCCAGCAAGCGGTCAGTCGACACAGCGAGTCTTTGAATCCGGTGCCATTCTGCTCTATCTGGCAGAAAAATTTGACGATCTGTTGCCGAAAGACAGTGCTAAACGCACCGAGGCACTATCATGGCTATTCTGGCAAATGGGTAGCGGGCCTTACGTCGGTGGCGGATTCGGCCATTTCTATAAATACGCACCGGAGCCTATCGAGTATGCGATTGATCGATTTACCATGGAAACCAAACGTCAGCTGGATGTGCTGGATAAGCACCTTGCCGATAATGACTTCATGGCAGGTGATGAATATTCTATAGCGGATATAGCTATCTGGCCCTGGTACGGCAATCTGGTACTGGGGAATGTCTACGACGCTGTTGAGTTTTTACAGGCTGAGTCCTATAAGAATTTACTGCGCTGGGCCAGGCAGATAGGTGACAGAGAAGCTGTGAAGCGAGGTCGTCTGGTTAACCGAACCTGGGGTGATGAAGATGAGCAACTACGAGAGCGTCACGACAGTTCGGATATCGATAAGGTTATAAAATAA
- a CDS encoding CopD family protein: MQWVKTFHLFFMVAWFAGIFYLPRIFVNLAQTENDGAFNQLNIMARKLYRFITPFMVLTVIFGLWLASYNWEYYLKAGWFHAKMALIILLIIYHFVCGMYQKQFADGRCNKSHTYFRVFNELPVLILLGAIILAVVKPF; encoded by the coding sequence ATGCAGTGGGTCAAAACATTTCATTTATTTTTTATGGTTGCCTGGTTCGCTGGAATTTTTTATTTGCCCAGAATCTTTGTGAATCTCGCCCAGACCGAAAATGATGGAGCCTTCAACCAACTGAATATTATGGCGCGTAAATTGTATCGTTTCATCACTCCCTTTATGGTTCTGACAGTGATCTTCGGTCTATGGCTAGCCTCCTATAATTGGGAATATTATCTGAAAGCGGGATGGTTCCACGCAAAAATGGCCTTAATCATCCTTCTCATCATTTACCACTTTGTTTGCGGTATGTATCAGAAACAATTTGCCGATGGACGCTGTAACAAAAGCCATACTTATTTCCGTGTATTCAATGAACTTCCTGTACTCATTTTGCTTGGCGCCATTATTCTGGCTGTAGTGAAGCCGTTTTAA
- a CDS encoding DUF817 domain-containing protein, which translates to MERYREFLYEFILFGLKQAYACIFGGFLLLVMVVTHYWYPMESLHRYDFIFIAAIVFQLLLLAFKLETFKEALVIIVFHVVATVMELFKTSDAIQSWHYPEEFIFGIQNVPLFTGFMYSAVGSYLARVWRIFDFRYSNYPKVSLTVLLVVGVYINFFSHHFIWDFRWLLLGLAAALFHSTRIHFKVIKTHRSMPLLFGWFLVSLFIWFAENIATFANIWIYPNQSQGWEMVPLAKLSSWYLLMLLSFVLVTLVNGLREPVIKTASLQPE; encoded by the coding sequence ATGGAACGGTATAGAGAGTTTTTATACGAATTTATTCTGTTCGGCCTTAAGCAGGCCTATGCCTGTATCTTTGGCGGATTTTTATTATTGGTCATGGTGGTGACCCACTACTGGTATCCAATGGAAAGTCTGCACCGTTACGACTTTATATTTATAGCCGCCATCGTTTTTCAGCTTCTACTGTTAGCCTTTAAACTCGAAACCTTCAAAGAAGCGCTGGTTATTATTGTTTTCCATGTTGTGGCAACAGTCATGGAACTTTTTAAGACCTCCGATGCTATCCAGTCGTGGCACTATCCCGAAGAGTTTATTTTTGGTATTCAAAACGTTCCTCTCTTTACCGGTTTTATGTACAGTGCTGTGGGGAGTTATCTGGCACGCGTATGGCGGATTTTTGATTTCCGCTATTCGAATTATCCCAAGGTATCCTTAACGGTTTTACTGGTGGTCGGGGTTTATATCAACTTCTTCTCCCATCATTTTATATGGGATTTTCGCTGGCTATTATTAGGCTTGGCAGCTGCTCTATTTCACAGCACGCGAATCCATTTTAAGGTGATTAAAACACACAGAAGCATGCCTTTGTTGTTTGGCTGGTTTCTGGTCTCTCTTTTTATCTGGTTTGCGGAGAATATCGCGACCTTCGCCAATATCTGGATCTATCCTAATCAGAGCCAGGGCTGGGAAATGGTGCCGCTGGCTAAACTATCGTCCTGGTACCTGTTGATGTTATTAAGTTTTGTATTAGTAACTTTGGTTAATGGTTTAAGAGAACCTGTAATTAAAACGGCTTCACTACAGCCAGAATAA
- a CDS encoding bactofilin family protein, giving the protein MRKNKRKSNNVDTLIADGTCINGDLTFSGALFVDGEITGEVKGDTDKQSVLSIGVHGKIKGNISTPYAVIFGQVDGDVYVTEKIDLKPGAKINGDLYYKVIEMNAGAEVNGKMVVVGDPKALEHKSEESQNKEMQEPQAENEQQSVEAEPAKA; this is encoded by the coding sequence ATGCGAAAGAACAAACGTAAATCTAATAATGTGGATACGTTAATTGCTGATGGAACCTGCATTAATGGAGATTTAACCTTCTCCGGTGCACTATTTGTGGATGGTGAAATTACCGGTGAAGTGAAAGGTGATACAGACAAGCAGTCTGTCTTATCTATTGGAGTACATGGCAAAATTAAAGGCAATATTTCAACGCCTTATGCAGTTATTTTTGGTCAGGTGGACGGTGATGTATACGTCACAGAGAAAATAGATCTAAAGCCTGGCGCTAAAATCAATGGCGACCTGTACTACAAAGTTATAGAGATGAATGCCGGTGCAGAAGTAAACGGCAAAATGGTCGTTGTTGGTGATCCTAAGGCTCTCGAACATAAGTCAGAAGAGTCTCAGAATAAGGAAATGCAAGAACCACAGGCTGAAAACGAACAACAGTCAGTGGAAGCTGAGCCAGCAAAAGCATAA
- a CDS encoding anti-sigma factor family protein, producing the protein MNQCEHIQELVSGYIDNELTQQKSQKVRLHLKECDSCRKIYDDLIAIRQEMGQLSYPECEESKIEALMNEPTSKLFGVIGWLCLTIGLLGFMIWQLFVFYTEPGIVTWVKIGVLLIEVGVLSLFISVLRQRLIARKTDKYRNVKL; encoded by the coding sequence ATGAATCAATGTGAACATATTCAAGAGCTAGTGAGCGGCTATATTGATAACGAGCTCACTCAACAAAAATCGCAGAAGGTCAGGTTACATCTGAAAGAGTGCGACAGCTGCCGAAAAATTTATGATGATCTGATCGCTATTCGACAGGAAATGGGGCAGCTAAGTTACCCGGAATGTGAAGAAAGCAAGATAGAAGCGTTAATGAACGAGCCTACGTCGAAACTGTTCGGTGTTATTGGTTGGCTGTGTCTAACTATCGGCCTGCTCGGTTTTATGATCTGGCAGCTATTCGTTTTTTACACGGAACCTGGAATAGTTACCTGGGTAAAAATTGGCGTGTTATTAATAGAAGTTGGCGTCTTATCATTATTCATCAGCGTTTTAAGACAAAGATTAATTGCCAGAAAAACAGATAAATACAGGAATGTGAAACTATGA